Proteins encoded within one genomic window of Synechococcus sp. PCC 7335:
- a CDS encoding ABC transporter permease, giving the protein MYRTWKALQPYALATPQAIIFLMFLVFPIVMIVVVSFWQFNGYAMTPAFSFDNYINVFTSQVSLSTYINTFKYVALVWGTCLAIALPIAYYLTFCIECESIRVLLFLICTIPFWTSNIIRMISWIPLLGREGLVNQLLLNLNIVQTPVEWFLYSDFAIVLGMVHLYNFFMIAPVFNSMMRIDRTLITAARDMGASSFDVLKEIILPLTAPGIAIGSIFVVTLTMGEYVTVRLMGGGQSASVGKLISTQIGSLQYPLAAANAVILLLITLVLVTGILRVVDIRKEL; this is encoded by the coding sequence ATGTATAGAACCTGGAAAGCCTTACAGCCCTATGCCCTAGCGACACCACAGGCGATAATATTCTTGATGTTTTTGGTGTTTCCTATCGTCATGATCGTGGTTGTCAGTTTCTGGCAGTTCAACGGTTATGCGATGACGCCTGCTTTTTCATTCGATAATTACATCAACGTTTTTACTTCCCAGGTTTCTCTGTCTACCTATATAAATACGTTCAAATACGTCGCATTAGTGTGGGGAACCTGCTTGGCGATCGCGCTGCCTATTGCTTACTACCTCACCTTTTGCATTGAGTGCGAAAGTATACGGGTGCTGCTGTTCTTGATCTGCACAATCCCTTTTTGGACCTCTAACATTATTCGCATGATTTCGTGGATTCCGCTGCTAGGGCGAGAAGGATTAGTCAATCAGCTATTGCTGAATTTAAACATTGTTCAGACGCCTGTGGAGTGGTTTCTCTATTCCGACTTTGCGATTGTTCTAGGCATGGTCCATTTATATAACTTTTTTATGATTGCGCCTGTATTCAACAGTATGATGCGAATCGATCGAACGCTGATTACTGCAGCTAGAGATATGGGCGCCTCTAGCTTCGATGTTCTAAAAGAAATTATCCTGCCGTTGACTGCTCCGGGCATTGCGATTGGTTCTATCTTTGTCGTGACGCTAACGATGGGTGAGTATGTCACGGTGCGACTGATGGGCGGTGGTCAGTCTGCTTCTGTTGGCAAACTCATTAGCACGCAGATTGGTAGCTTGCAATATCCACTGGCAGCAGCAAACGCGGTGATCCTACTACTGATTACGCTAGTGCTTGTAACCGGTATCTTACGAGTCGTTGATATTCGCAAAGAGCTGTAA
- a CDS encoding ABC transporter ATP-binding protein has translation MTLSETKSPVSTAIPKALTHSKVETAGVSLRSVTKKYGTFTAIKDITLDILEGAYCCLLGPSGCGKTTALRMIAGHEAVTKGEVYIGDRRVTHLPPAKRNTAMMFQNYALFPHKTIWQNVDFGLKMQGISAGDRKRRVGEILELVGLSHTANRRPNMLSGGQQQRIALARALVTRPQVLMLDEPLSALDENLRVRMRGELRNIQQQFGLTFIQVTHHVEEAFSLSDQVVVMNHGHIDQVATPTELFTAPASQFVAKFIGDNNIFTGKIVDTSSNKTNHELIRLNVEGIGEIFCQGIPTSIGSEAACSVRPDLIELLPLSGSFAANSASSSPGSASRINTVAARVTDVEMTGYVTRVSLVLEATQQPLLYKVRTTDWMSAGLAVGQAVSVRWLAKDCVFLPC, from the coding sequence ATGACCTTATCAGAGACTAAGTCACCGGTTTCCACGGCTATCCCAAAGGCACTCACTCACAGCAAGGTAGAAACAGCTGGTGTCTCCTTGCGCTCAGTCACCAAAAAATATGGTACCTTCACCGCTATCAAAGACATCACTCTAGATATTTTAGAGGGCGCTTATTGTTGTTTATTAGGACCTAGCGGCTGTGGTAAGACGACGGCGCTCAGAATGATTGCTGGGCACGAAGCCGTCACAAAAGGCGAAGTCTATATCGGCGATCGGCGAGTTACTCATTTGCCACCCGCAAAAAGAAACACCGCTATGATGTTCCAAAACTATGCGCTTTTTCCCCATAAGACTATTTGGCAAAACGTAGATTTTGGGCTGAAAATGCAGGGTATTTCAGCAGGCGATCGCAAGCGAAGAGTAGGTGAAATACTAGAGTTAGTTGGTCTGAGCCATACCGCCAACCGTCGTCCGAATATGCTTAGTGGTGGCCAGCAGCAGAGAATTGCGCTTGCTAGAGCCTTAGTGACTCGGCCCCAGGTGCTGATGCTAGACGAACCGCTAAGTGCGCTTGATGAGAATCTTCGCGTTAGAATGCGCGGCGAGCTACGCAACATTCAGCAGCAGTTTGGGCTTACCTTTATTCAAGTAACTCACCACGTAGAAGAAGCATTCTCACTCTCCGATCAGGTTGTGGTGATGAATCATGGCCACATCGACCAAGTCGCTACACCTACTGAACTCTTTACCGCGCCCGCCTCTCAATTTGTTGCTAAGTTTATTGGGGATAACAACATCTTTACTGGAAAGATTGTCGATACGTCTTCAAACAAAACTAACCACGAGCTGATCAGATTGAATGTTGAAGGAATTGGTGAAATCTTTTGTCAGGGAATTCCAACATCTATAGGATCTGAAGCGGCTTGCTCGGTCCGACCTGATCTGATTGAACTCTTACCTTTGTCAGGATCTTTCGCAGCTAACAGCGCATCCTCATCTCCAGGCAGTGCGTCTCGAATCAATACGGTAGCCGCCCGGGTGACGGATGTAGAGATGACCGGATACGTCACGCGCGTTTCTCTGGTGCTAGAAGCAACCCAACAGCCTCTATTGTATAAGGTCAGGACTACCGACTGGATGAGCGCTGGTCTTGCTGTCGGTCAGGCTGTTTCTGTTCGCTGGCTAGCTAAAGACTGTGTTTTCCTGCCTTGCTAG
- a CDS encoding ABC transporter permease has protein sequence MAKKLLTVFFALFVLFLYGPMLAIFTLSLQGPDGALTFPVRSFGFYWLGQVFQEQRVGSFVESFQRSFWLGLLVVAIAIVVSVMASMAFRARFRGALALFYLTISSLVVPGVLISLGIGITFQVLSIQTNWFTSGLGAHLTWTVPFAFLIMLGVFNRFNPYYEEAARDLGAGDVQTFREVVLPLIFPSLIGIALLGFTLSYDEFIRTSLVSGQYNTLPLEIFGMTTNVTSPALYALGTLTTLFSVTLIAAGFGAYKFFSR, from the coding sequence ATGGCCAAAAAACTTCTTACCGTCTTCTTCGCTCTTTTTGTGCTTTTCCTCTATGGTCCTATGCTGGCGATCTTCACGCTGTCGTTGCAAGGACCAGACGGGGCGCTGACCTTCCCGGTGCGTAGCTTTGGCTTTTACTGGCTAGGCCAAGTATTTCAAGAGCAGCGAGTGGGTAGCTTTGTAGAGTCGTTTCAACGCTCGTTTTGGTTAGGGCTGTTAGTCGTGGCGATCGCAATTGTGGTCAGTGTAATGGCAAGTATGGCGTTTCGGGCTCGGTTTAGAGGCGCTTTGGCACTTTTTTATCTCACTATTTCTAGTTTGGTGGTGCCAGGCGTATTGATCTCGCTTGGCATCGGCATTACTTTCCAGGTTCTAAGTATCCAAACCAACTGGTTCACATCCGGTCTAGGCGCACATTTGACCTGGACGGTACCGTTTGCTTTTTTAATTATGCTCGGTGTGTTCAATCGCTTTAATCCATATTATGAGGAGGCTGCTAGAGATTTGGGTGCGGGTGATGTTCAAACGTTTCGTGAGGTGGTTTTACCTCTCATCTTTCCAAGCCTGATTGGAATTGCGCTGCTGGGATTTACGCTTTCCTATGATGAATTTATTCGCACCTCTTTGGTGTCCGGTCAGTACAACACGCTGCCACTGGAAATCTTTGGTATGACAACTAACGTGACCTCTCCAGCTTTATATGCGCTTGGAACCTTGACAACGCTATTTTCGGTGACGCTGATTGCCGCTGGGTTTGGCGCTTACAAGTTTTTCTCTCGCTAG
- a CDS encoding PotD/PotF family extracellular solute-binding protein, protein MPKFTRRRLLQTGLATGAALATARCGQAEAPEGTPNNPATGPEVNANNIKDVTLRFIGTGVAQINDIRDKAQEDLGFNIELKALSTEENNQIAITQPGQYDMFDGEYFSLPLVIPSGNLQAIDVSRVKSFDKIVSIFTTGKFNGLPVEDAQGTAPIKVMYLKDKDSNEFSDTPTNWATLIPFQYNADTLGYRPDLVDKEITSWADLFDPAFRGKTSILDIPSIGIMDAALVVEAAGLMTFGDKGNMTKAEIDQVTDILIEQKRNGQFRAFWKTFDESVNLMSSGEVVLQSMWSPAVTAVKAKGLECIYAPLKEGYRAWGGGIGMSAAMEGAKLDAAYAYIDWLLDGWVGAFLGRQGYYSAVPENAKKFMSPEEWDFWYEGKPAAVDMVDPFGTTLEKAGAVRDGGSFEERMGNVVVWNSTMDEQVYLVQKWNEFIAA, encoded by the coding sequence ATGCCCAAATTCACTCGTAGACGTTTACTGCAAACTGGACTAGCTACCGGCGCAGCACTGGCAACTGCTCGCTGCGGTCAAGCAGAGGCTCCAGAAGGTACGCCTAACAATCCAGCGACTGGCCCTGAAGTAAATGCGAACAATATCAAAGATGTCACACTCCGCTTCATTGGAACGGGTGTTGCCCAAATTAATGATATTCGAGATAAAGCCCAAGAAGATCTGGGCTTTAACATTGAGCTAAAAGCACTTAGCACTGAAGAAAACAATCAGATTGCCATTACCCAACCTGGGCAATATGACATGTTTGATGGTGAGTATTTTAGCCTGCCCTTAGTGATTCCTTCGGGAAACTTACAGGCCATTGATGTTAGCAGAGTAAAAAGCTTTGACAAGATTGTCTCGATCTTTACAACTGGCAAGTTTAATGGATTACCCGTTGAGGATGCTCAGGGAACCGCGCCTATCAAGGTAATGTACTTGAAGGATAAAGACTCAAACGAGTTTTCGGACACGCCAACAAACTGGGCAACCCTCATCCCATTTCAATACAACGCAGACACTTTAGGATATAGACCTGACCTAGTAGATAAAGAGATTACTAGCTGGGCTGATCTATTCGACCCGGCATTTCGAGGGAAGACTTCAATTCTAGATATTCCTTCGATTGGGATTATGGATGCGGCGCTAGTAGTAGAAGCAGCCGGTCTGATGACCTTTGGCGACAAAGGAAACATGACGAAAGCAGAAATCGATCAGGTTACAGATATTTTGATCGAACAAAAGCGAAACGGACAGTTTAGGGCTTTTTGGAAGACATTTGATGAGTCAGTGAATCTAATGTCTTCAGGGGAAGTGGTTTTGCAGTCAATGTGGTCTCCAGCGGTGACAGCAGTGAAGGCAAAAGGATTAGAATGCATTTATGCGCCACTGAAGGAGGGCTATCGAGCCTGGGGTGGTGGTATTGGTATGTCGGCTGCGATGGAAGGGGCTAAGCTAGATGCAGCCTATGCTTATATCGACTGGCTACTCGATGGCTGGGTGGGTGCATTTTTAGGTCGCCAGGGTTACTACAGTGCGGTGCCTGAGAATGCGAAAAAGTTTATGTCACCAGAAGAGTGGGACTTTTGGTACGAAGGGAAACCAGCTGCGGTTGATATGGTTGATCCGTTCGGTACGACCTTAGAGAAAGCCGGTGCGGTAAGAGACGGAGGCTCGTTTGAAGAGCGAATGGGTAACGTTGTCGTTTGGAATTCAACTATGGATGAACAGGTTTACCTGGTGCAAAAGTGGAATGAGTTCATTGCGGCATAG
- a CDS encoding gamma-glutamylcyclotransferase, producing MSKIPSKFVFICGSALTGQPDHQNLQSATLIREAKTAPLYRLHSVKDGWHPGIYETAENGISIPGEVYELTLEQYEYLVSTEPPDMYPEEITLENGEVATAMLYPKALIEENNYPDISHIGGWAAYKKQQQQTEQKQSKE from the coding sequence ATGTCTAAGATCCCTTCTAAGTTTGTGTTTATCTGTGGCTCAGCCCTAACAGGTCAGCCTGATCACCAAAATCTACAGTCGGCTACGCTGATTCGAGAGGCCAAGACCGCACCCCTCTATCGCCTGCATTCAGTCAAGGACGGTTGGCACCCGGGCATCTATGAAACTGCTGAAAACGGAATCTCTATTCCAGGAGAAGTGTATGAGCTAACGCTAGAACAGTACGAGTATCTGGTCTCGACAGAACCACCGGATATGTATCCAGAAGAGATCACTTTAGAGAACGGAGAAGTTGCGACCGCCATGCTTTATCCCAAAGCGCTGATCGAAGAGAACAACTATCCTGATATCTCTCATATTGGTGGATGGGCTGCCTACAAAAAGCAACAGCAGCAGACCGAACAAAAGCAATCTAAGGAGTAA
- the hydA gene encoding dihydropyrimidinase: MSKVLIKGGRVVTAVDDYVADILIQAGKIEAIARSLEIEDAQVHDATDLLVLPGGIDVHVHMETPMGNGVYTCDTFESGTISAAFGGTTTIIDFAQQFQGESPKLALDRRLADAAPQCCVDYGFHVILTDANADAIAELPDLVNHEGVSSFKLYMAYPGVMMVDDAAIYKIMRKVGSHGGMVNVHAENGTVIQALIEEALAAGNTSPKFHQLTRPRLMEGEATHRAIRIAELAEVPVYIVHLSAKEALDAVVEARDRGIHAFAETCPHYLFLDEVQYNHPGFESAKYVMTPPLRDRRCQHELWRGLQFDDLQIVSTDHCPFCFNENPMGLLKSKRYGQDNFNKIPNGAPGVELRLELLYDGGVRTSKINLNRFVQLTATAPAKMFGLFPRKGTIAIGSDADVVLFDPNKEHTLSASTHHSNVDYSLFEGRKIQGKVEKVFLRGELIVDGEQWLGSPGMGQYINRTASGRIL; this comes from the coding sequence ATGAGCAAAGTGCTAATCAAAGGGGGCCGTGTAGTTACCGCTGTTGATGACTATGTTGCGGACATACTGATTCAAGCTGGAAAGATTGAAGCGATCGCTCGTTCCTTAGAGATAGAAGATGCCCAAGTCCATGATGCTACAGACCTACTGGTTCTTCCAGGGGGCATCGACGTGCATGTTCATATGGAAACGCCTATGGGGAACGGCGTCTACACCTGCGACACTTTTGAAAGTGGCACAATATCGGCGGCTTTCGGTGGCACAACCACAATTATTGACTTCGCTCAGCAGTTTCAAGGGGAAAGCCCCAAGCTAGCACTTGATCGTAGATTAGCAGACGCTGCCCCGCAGTGCTGCGTGGACTATGGCTTTCACGTTATCTTGACCGATGCCAATGCGGACGCGATCGCCGAACTCCCAGATCTTGTAAACCACGAAGGTGTCTCTAGTTTCAAACTGTATATGGCCTATCCCGGCGTCATGATGGTAGACGATGCGGCTATATACAAAATCATGCGAAAAGTCGGCAGCCATGGCGGCATGGTAAACGTACATGCTGAAAATGGAACTGTTATTCAGGCATTGATAGAAGAAGCCCTGGCCGCTGGTAATACCTCTCCTAAATTTCATCAGCTCACCCGGCCTCGGTTAATGGAAGGAGAAGCTACCCACCGAGCCATCCGCATCGCAGAGCTAGCAGAGGTTCCGGTCTATATCGTTCATCTTTCGGCAAAAGAGGCGTTAGATGCGGTTGTAGAAGCGCGCGATCGCGGTATTCATGCCTTCGCTGAGACATGCCCTCACTATCTTTTTCTCGATGAAGTTCAATACAATCATCCAGGATTTGAGAGCGCTAAGTATGTGATGACCCCTCCCTTGCGCGATCGCCGCTGCCAGCATGAACTTTGGCGTGGTCTTCAATTTGATGATTTGCAAATTGTCTCTACTGACCACTGCCCATTTTGCTTCAACGAAAATCCAATGGGACTTTTAAAGTCTAAGCGTTACGGCCAAGACAACTTCAACAAGATTCCTAACGGCGCCCCTGGCGTAGAGCTGAGACTCGAGCTGCTCTACGACGGCGGTGTCCGAACCAGCAAGATCAATCTCAACCGGTTTGTGCAACTCACTGCTACCGCTCCTGCCAAAATGTTTGGCTTATTCCCCCGAAAAGGAACCATCGCCATTGGTAGCGACGCCGATGTCGTCTTATTTGATCCTAATAAAGAACACACGCTCAGCGCTAGCACTCACCACTCCAACGTCGACTATTCTCTTTTCGAAGGACGGAAGATACAGGGTAAAGTCGAGAAAGTCTTCCTGCGCGGAGAGCTAATTGTAGACGGTGAGCAGTGGCTAGGTAGTCCTGGCATGGGGCAATACATCAATCGAACTGCCTCAGGGCGCATACTGTGA
- a CDS encoding LamG-like jellyroll fold domain-containing protein, producing the protein MVDFNLDGFVNEGVITSGLAAPIALTFLPDNRMLLLEKGGQIFIADPNSGQKSLYLDISDIVNSGNERGLLEIAIPPDFDPDPTSGNNQIYLFYTRSGNTNRAVIAEYLHEERSGDLDSRARRNSETILWTDVDGYVSCCHYGGGLDFGPDGKLWLTSSDKFNTSNGGEGGPDDDWPLDLESTSGKIIRVNRDGSILDGTDGWPANPYVDGTIDGPYPSLAADGQPYDPNKYIWAYGLRNPFRADWDEEYGKFYIGEVGGNRRRSTDDIHVASLDQAGAFYGWNFYEGVNNAVLYNPDKSPFNPVEFPQPDTDLADPSTGDYFSAPIYDFPHASLTGGFVYRGDMFPEEFDGVYFFGNFEEKYIKFLDLNATGDEVEGIYDFKPSGSISGDAPNIVFLEEGIDGALYYINYEANGGQVQRITFGANGNMAPFIISSNVTDDQGDPDDQAGDTAPLGITYNATVGDNDTQLSDLTFRINFGDGTIVNGSPDPNTGEISVDHQYTAEGTYNATLRVRDGSNTTLAEPITITAGSFNSAPTFQSVSSDLAFIDPGDQVTFTAVVADADDPVNTLTYTIDFGDGTQTSGTPNNDGTIEVTHIYADDGIYNASFTISDGEADPVTSDNLPIRVGASSQLPVTNGLVFQVEAFTKIGLDGTTVTEWIDQSGTGNNALAAGDPQYIDEATPSGQPAVAFDGNGDYIFREATLQGFSSGNEPRTMFFVVDYEDVTNGEYAGLTYGKADKNQAFGLTLDGNDDDFTVQGWGKNNDRRTDVDGVINPDNGQQRGFVSHAVVFDGATYRHFVDGAEIDSGNKTYNTVLEKLLIGQNLDGGETPMTVAAAYIYNRALNANEFGAVENYIQQTYLTPLSSNNLPMAVNDPDGGRAALFATNEDTAFTTGNVLDNDSDIDGDPLSVSDVDTTITIGEVTNNGDGTFDYDPNGQFEDLDAGETATDSFSYTISDGNGGESTATVTVTINGADETGANPLPVTNGLVAQFESNTNVIEGNGVVTGWLDRSGAGNNLLASGNPQLVEDATPTGQSAVVLDGNGDYLFRDTTLQGFASGNEPRTMFFVVDYEDVTNDEYAGLAYGKADKNQAFGLTLNGNDDDFTVQGWGKNNDRRTSIDGVIDPNTGQQRGFVSHAVVFDGTTFRHYVNGEEIDSGNKTYDTVLEKLLIGQNLEDGETPMSVAAAYIYNRALNTNEFNTVENYIQQTYLESSNGGGNQSDGRVTDDLLALYTFEEGSGQTVRDTSGTGNALDLSIDDLTGVTWGDGSLTLNDPTLISTDASPTKLLNGLADGNITIEAWVTPENTSQTGPARIATFSQNTRRRNFTLGQAGAKFDVRLRTTATSSNGRPSVASPAGSVDTDLTHVIYTRTAGGDASMYIDGGLVTTGTVGGNVSNWASTHQFALGNELGASERPWLGTLDLVAIYNQSFDANEVTQNFLVGPNPTIT; encoded by the coding sequence ATGGTTGATTTCAATTTGGATGGATTCGTCAACGAAGGCGTGATCACTAGTGGGTTAGCTGCACCCATTGCCCTTACCTTTCTGCCTGACAACCGCATGCTACTGCTAGAGAAAGGTGGGCAAATCTTCATTGCCGATCCTAACTCTGGGCAGAAGTCTCTTTATCTAGATATCTCTGACATCGTTAATTCTGGAAATGAGCGTGGTCTGCTAGAGATAGCTATTCCTCCAGATTTTGACCCCGACCCGACGAGTGGCAATAATCAAATTTACCTCTTCTACACGCGCTCAGGTAACACTAACAGAGCGGTGATTGCTGAATATCTACACGAGGAACGATCAGGCGACCTAGATAGCAGAGCCAGACGTAATAGCGAAACTATCCTGTGGACCGATGTGGATGGGTATGTCTCTTGCTGTCACTACGGCGGCGGTCTGGACTTTGGACCAGATGGGAAGCTCTGGCTGACTAGCTCAGACAAGTTCAATACCTCTAACGGTGGCGAAGGCGGCCCGGATGATGACTGGCCGCTTGACCTAGAAAGCACCAGCGGTAAGATCATCCGCGTCAACCGCGATGGCTCTATCCTAGACGGTACAGACGGCTGGCCGGCTAACCCTTATGTTGATGGCACGATTGATGGACCTTACCCTAGTCTGGCCGCGGACGGACAGCCATATGATCCAAACAAATATATCTGGGCTTATGGACTACGCAATCCGTTCCGAGCTGATTGGGACGAAGAGTACGGCAAATTCTACATCGGTGAGGTCGGCGGCAACCGCAGACGCTCTACCGATGATATCCACGTCGCTTCACTCGACCAGGCCGGCGCTTTCTATGGTTGGAACTTCTATGAAGGTGTCAACAACGCCGTTCTATACAACCCGGATAAGTCACCGTTCAACCCGGTTGAGTTTCCACAACCCGATACTGACCTAGCCGACCCGAGCACTGGCGACTACTTTTCTGCACCAATCTACGACTTTCCGCATGCGTCTTTGACTGGCGGCTTCGTCTACCGAGGCGATATGTTCCCCGAAGAGTTCGATGGGGTCTACTTCTTCGGCAACTTCGAGGAAAAATACATCAAGTTCTTAGACCTGAACGCTACTGGCGACGAGGTTGAGGGCATCTACGATTTCAAACCTAGCGGTAGTATCTCTGGAGATGCGCCTAATATAGTCTTCCTAGAAGAAGGGATTGACGGGGCGCTGTACTACATCAACTATGAAGCCAACGGCGGCCAGGTGCAGCGTATCACTTTTGGCGCTAACGGCAATATGGCCCCCTTCATTATCTCTTCTAATGTGACTGATGACCAAGGTGACCCAGATGACCAAGCTGGCGACACAGCACCCCTGGGCATTACCTACAACGCAACTGTCGGTGACAATGACACTCAGCTCAGCGATTTGACTTTTAGGATCAACTTTGGTGACGGTACGATCGTCAATGGGTCTCCAGACCCGAACACAGGTGAGATCTCAGTTGACCACCAGTACACAGCCGAAGGAACTTATAATGCTACCCTTCGCGTTAGAGACGGATCGAACACAACGCTAGCTGAGCCGATCACTATCACGGCTGGCAGCTTTAATAGTGCGCCTACATTCCAGTCGGTTAGTTCAGACCTTGCCTTCATCGACCCTGGTGATCAGGTAACATTCACAGCCGTGGTTGCCGATGCGGATGACCCGGTGAATACGCTTACCTATACGATCGACTTCGGCGATGGTACACAGACTTCTGGCACTCCTAACAACGATGGCACCATCGAGGTCACTCACATCTATGCAGATGACGGCATCTACAATGCCTCTTTTACTATCTCGGATGGCGAAGCTGACCCAGTTACCTCTGATAACCTTCCTATTAGAGTGGGGGCTTCGAGCCAGCTACCGGTGACCAACGGTCTGGTCTTTCAGGTAGAAGCCTTTACCAAAATTGGCTTGGATGGCACGACCGTCACTGAGTGGATTGACCAATCTGGCACTGGCAACAATGCGCTAGCAGCGGGCGACCCGCAGTACATCGACGAGGCAACACCATCTGGCCAACCGGCTGTAGCGTTTGATGGCAATGGTGACTATATCTTTCGCGAGGCAACCCTGCAAGGGTTTTCCAGCGGCAACGAACCTCGAACCATGTTCTTTGTAGTGGACTACGAAGACGTCACCAATGGCGAATACGCTGGACTCACCTATGGCAAAGCTGATAAGAATCAAGCCTTCGGTCTGACTCTAGACGGCAACGATGATGACTTCACAGTTCAAGGTTGGGGGAAAAATAACGACCGGCGTACTGACGTTGATGGTGTCATCAATCCCGACAATGGTCAGCAACGTGGTTTTGTCTCTCATGCCGTAGTCTTTGATGGGGCTACTTACAGACACTTCGTAGATGGCGCGGAGATTGACTCTGGTAACAAGACTTACAACACAGTCCTTGAAAAGCTGCTGATTGGTCAGAACCTTGATGGCGGTGAAACGCCGATGACTGTTGCTGCTGCCTATATCTACAATCGCGCTTTGAACGCAAACGAGTTTGGGGCGGTCGAAAACTATATTCAGCAGACCTATCTAACGCCTCTGTCTAGTAATAACCTACCTATGGCAGTGAACGATCCAGATGGTGGGAGGGCAGCTCTATTCGCGACTAATGAGGACACAGCCTTTACTACCGGTAACGTGCTCGACAACGACAGCGATATCGATGGAGATCCGCTGAGCGTAAGCGATGTCGATACTACTATCACCATAGGCGAAGTCACTAACAACGGTGATGGCACCTTCGACTATGACCCGAACGGTCAGTTCGAAGATCTCGACGCCGGCGAAACTGCTACCGATAGCTTCTCCTACACTATCTCAGACGGCAACGGTGGAGAGTCAACCGCAACTGTCACAGTAACTATCAATGGCGCTGATGAAACTGGTGCAAATCCATTACCAGTGACTAATGGCCTGGTAGCTCAGTTCGAATCAAACACTAATGTTATTGAAGGCAATGGCGTTGTTACTGGGTGGCTAGATCGCTCTGGCGCAGGCAACAACCTGCTCGCATCCGGTAACCCACAGCTAGTTGAAGATGCCACACCAACTGGTCAGTCGGCTGTTGTGCTAGATGGCAACGGCGACTATCTTTTCCGCGATACAACGCTACAGGGATTTGCTAGTGGCAACGAACCTCGAACTATGTTCTTTGTAGTGGACTACGAAGACGTCACCAATGATGAATACGCTGGACTCGCCTACGGTAAGGCAGATAAGAACCAAGCCTTCGGTCTGACTCTAAACGGGAACGATGATGACTTCACAGTTCAAGGGTGGGGAAAAAATAACGACCGGCGTACTAGCATAGACGGTGTGATTGACCCTAACACTGGTCAGCAACGCGGCTTTGTTTCTCATGCAGTCGTGTTCGATGGCACGACATTCAGGCACTACGTGAACGGAGAAGAGATTGACTCTGGCAACAAAACCTATGACACAGTCCTTGAAAAGCTGCTGATTGGTCAAAACCTGGAAGATGGTGAAACGCCGATGAGTGTCGCTGCTGCCTATATCTACAATCGCGCTTTGAACACAAACGAGTTCAATACAGTCGAAAACTATATTCAGCAGACCTATCTAGAGTCCTCAAATGGTGGAGGAAATCAGTCAGATGGACGTGTCACCGACGACCTATTAGCACTTTACACGTTTGAGGAAGGAAGCGGTCAGACCGTTAGAGATACCTCTGGAACAGGTAATGCTCTCGATCTAAGTATCGATGATCTAACGGGTGTAACCTGGGGAGACGGCTCGTTGACCCTCAACGACCCTACCTTGATCTCCACAGATGCATCACCAACCAAGTTACTCAATGGCCTAGCTGACGGTAATATCACCATCGAGGCATGGGTAACACCGGAGAATACTAGCCAAACCGGACCAGCTCGAATTGCCACATTCTCTCAAAATACGCGCAGACGCAACTTCACATTGGGTCAAGCGGGTGCGAAGTTTGATGTCCGGCTACGAACAACTGCTACTTCTAGTAACGGTAGACCATCGGTTGCTTCTCCAGCTGGTTCGGTCGATACTGACCTTACCCATGTGATCTATACCCGGACAGCAGGTGGAGATGCATCAATGTATATAGATGGTGGACTAGTGACTACTGGCACAGTAGGCGGTAACGTATCTAACTGGGCTTCAACGCACCAGTTTGCCCTGGGAAATGAGCTTGGGGCTTCTGAGCGGCCTTGGCTAGGCACTCTAGATCTAGTTGCTATCTACAATCAGTCATTCGACGCTAATGAAGTGACACAAAACTTCCTTGTAGGTCCTAATCCGACAATCACATAA